One Spinacia oleracea cultivar Varoflay chromosome 4, BTI_SOV_V1, whole genome shotgun sequence DNA segment encodes these proteins:
- the LOC110778863 gene encoding uncharacterized protein, with protein sequence MAAYAAQMNVQTGCGATWCRYFPTTLKGFALIWFNKHVPNGSIKSYNELEKLFTSQFAAARRPQKTSVNLIAVRQGETENLRNYIKRFNEEVLKIHNLKEKTKFATLLAGLQPDDFKFKLIVSGVSNLEEAMEKAQMHIQATNICKINWGGERGTRQKQKPN encoded by the coding sequence ATGGCTGCCTATGCGGCTCAAATGAACGTCCAGACTGGGTGTGGAGCTACTTGGTGCCGGTACTTCCCCACCACCTTGAAGGGTTTTGCACTTATCTGGTTCAACAAGCACGTGCCAAATGGGAGTATCAAGAGCTATAATGAGCTTGAAAAGCTGTTCACCAGCCAATTCGCTGCAGCTCGAAGACCCCAAAAGACAAGTGTCAACTTAATAGCGGTCAGACAGGGAGAGACGGAGAACCTTCGCAACTATATCAAGAGGTTCAATGAAGAAGTCCTAAAGATACACAATCTCAAGGAGAAAACCAAGTTCGCAACCCTCTTGGCGGGGCTTCAGCCAGATGACTTCAAATTCAAGTTGATCGTGTCCGGGGTGTCCAACCTCGAGGAAGCAATGGAGAAGGCCCAAATGCACATTCAAGCCACAAATATTTGTAAAATCAATTGGGGTGGTGAGCGTGGAACAAGGCAAAAACAAAAGCCCAATTAG